A region of the Deltaproteobacteria bacterium genome:
GTCCCCCTCCTCGTTTCTCGGGTACCGTTCGAAATCCTCCCCCGGCCCGAACTGGGTGGGGTTGACGAATATGGAAACGACCACGGCGTCGCAGCGGTCCCGCATCTTCCGAACGAGGCTCACGTGCGCCTCGTGAAGGTACCCCATGGTGGGGACGAAACCGATCCTTTTCCCCGCGGCTCGCAGGGTGTCTGCAGCGCGTTGCATCTCCTTCGCGTCCCGTATGATCTCCATCACTTCTCCGCGAGGTAGAATGTGTGCTCCCTGCCGGGGAAGTCCCCCCTGCGGACCTCATTGGCAAACTCCCGGACCGCGCCCTCGATGACGGGCACGAGATCGGCGTAGCGCTTTACGAATTTCGGCCTGAAATCCTGGAAGAGCCCGAGTATATCGTGCATCACGAGCACCTGTCCGTCGCAGCCGGCGCCCGCGCCGATACCGATCGTCGGTATGGAGAGATCGCCGGTGATCTCCTCTGCCAGCTCGGCCGGGATCCCTTCCAGGACGATGGAAAAGGCCCCCGCCTCCTCCACGGCCCTTGCATCATCCAGGAGCCTGAGCCTGGCCTCCTTCTCCCTGCCCTGAATCCGGTAACCGCCCATCCGGTGAACAGACTGGGGCGTCAGGCCGATGTGCCCCATGACGGGGACGTCGAAGGAGGTAAGCCGGCGTATTATCTCAAAAACGGAAACCCCGCCTTCCAGCTTGACCGCCTCCGCCCCCGCCTCCTTCACGAGACGGCAGGCATTTTCGACGGCACCCTCCGTGGATATCTGAAAGCTCATGAAGGGCATGTCCGATACCAGGAGCGTCCTCTCACTCCCCGCAGCCGCCGCGCGCGTGTGCCGGACCATATCATCCATCGTGACGGGAAGGGTCGTCTCATGCCCGTAGAGGACGGTGCCGAGGGAGTCTCCCACGAGGATTATGTCCACGATGGGATCGAATATCCGGGCGAAGGGGTAGTCGTAGGCGGTGATCATGACAATCCGCCGTCCCTCTGCCTTCATCTTCCTGATATCGATTACCGTTACTTTCTTCATCTGCCACCGTGACAACAAAAAAAAACCTTCCAGAAGGAAGGCTTTTATCGGAAAGAGACGCGATGTAACCCGCGCTCCGGATCTTTCCTCTATGTCTTCCTTCCGTCTCGGTCCAAACTATCTGGATCCAAGCGGTATGTAGTGTTGAACCCCCTTTTTGATACTCTTTATCTCTTTGATCAAATGCTCCAGGTCCCGCGGAGACTCCACGAAATCGATCTCCGACGTGTTTACCACCAGGAGCGGCGTGTCGACGTAATGGAAAAAGAATTCATTATAAGCTTCACTCAAAGTCCTCAAATAGTCAAGAGAAATGTTTCTCTCGTACTCCTGGTTCCGTTTCCTGATGCGCTGCATGAGGATCTCGGGTTTCGCCTGCAGGTAGATCACCAGGTCGGGCTTCGGGATGTTTCCCCCGAGAAGCCGGTAGAGGGCCTCGTAGAGCTGCAGCTCGTCGTCTTCCAGGTTGATGTAGGCGAAAATCTTGTCCTTCTGCAGGATATAGTCGCTCACCACAAACTGCTCGAAGAGGCTCCCCTGCATGAGCTCCCGCATCTGCCGGTACCGGGAGAGGAGAAAAAAAATCTGCGCCTGGAAGGCATATTTCTCCCTATCCTCGTAAAATCTTTCGAGAAACGGGTTCTTCTCGACCTCTTCGAGGATGAGTTTCCCCTTGAAAACGTCTGCCAGAAAGCGGGCGAGGGACGTTTTCCCCACCCCGATAGCCCCCTCGACGGCAATATAGCGGGGGTGCGTGGGAGATATGGTTTTCGCCTCGTGTCCTCTTTTCATGCGATGTAACTGAAGTCCGACATCGGGTGACGTGTGTTGATTGTAGAATCTATCCTTTTCCTTGTAAACAGAAAAATCAGCCCCGCCATGCCCGATTTCCGGCCCCCATCATCGATGGGGTAATTGGACCCCCCAATCGAGAGCGTTTCCCAACAGCGCGAACTACGCTATCAGGTTTGCCAGGGTAACGAAGTTTTCCACGGCGACCCGCTCAGGCCTGTCCCCGGGGGATATCCGGGCTTCCTCGAGGAGCCTTTCGACCCGATCCCTGCCCCTGACCCCGAGCGAGGCAAGATGCGGCCCAAGGGCATTGCGAATGACCTTCCTCCTCCCGGAGAAGGCCGCGTTCACCAGGCCGGAAAAAACCCGGAAATCGCGTATTTCCCACTCCCCGCCTGCTGAAAAGTCGATCTCCAGGAAGGATGAGTCGACCTCGGGGACGGGATAGAAGCAGTTCCGGGAAACGGAAAACAGGACCTTCACTCCCGCGACGGCCTGCAGGATGACCGACGACGAACCGTACTCCTTTCCCCCCGGAGAGCTTGCCAGCCGGCGGGCAACCTCCTTCTGGAGCATCACGTGGCACGACGACAGGTAGTCTCGCAGCTCCACGAAGCGAAACACCAGGGGCCCCGAGATGCTGTAGGGCAGGTTACCCACCACCTTTACCCCCCCGGAGGCTTCCCTGCGCCAGGAGGCGAAGACTTCCTCTTTCAGCTTCAGAAAATCGGCCACGATTACCTCGACCCCCGCCTCCCCTATCTCCCCCCTCAGGTACCCGGCAAGGGTCTGGTCTATTTCCACCGCCCTGATCGCCCTCGCCCTCCCCTCCAGAAGGAAGGTGAGCGCGCCGAGCCCCGGGCCCACCTCGACGATGAACTCACCGTCCGGCCGCACCTGCTCCACAATCTTCCTGGCAACATTCCCGTCTGCCAGAAAACTCTGGCCCCGCTCCTTGCGCGGCCTGAAGTTAAGGGATGCGAGAACTTTCGACGGATGCTCCACGTCAGTACCGTATGTTGGCATAGGCGTTCAGGGTAAGATCCGACACGATACCCCTCTCGAACATCCTGCCACCCAGGTAGGCGATCATCATCGCGTTGTCGGTGCAGTAGGTGACGGCGGGAACGTGCACCCTGACACCCTCCTGCCGTGCCCTCTCTGCGAGCTTTGCCCTGAGCCTCGAGTTGGCTGCGACCCCCCCCGTGATGGCGAGATCATCGATGCCATTCGATACCGCCGCGGCCAGCGATTTCTCCACCAGGACGTCGACGATCGCCTCCTGGAAGGAGGCGCATACGTGCCCCACATGGTCCCGCGCGAAGTCGTGCCCCACCCGCTTTACGTAGGTGACGACGGAAGTCTTCAGGCCGCTGAAGGAGAAGTCGAAGTTCTTCTCCTTGAGCATCGCCCGGGGGAAATCGACGAACCGCGGGTCGCCTTCCCCGGCGCGCCTGTCGATGGCCTCGCCGCCCGGGTATCCCAGGCCCAGAAACTTCGCCACCTTGTCGAACGCCTCTCCCGCTGCGTCGTCGCGGGTGTGCCCGAGGGTGACGATATCGACGACGTCGTTCACCCGGAAAAGGACGGTGTGGCCTCCCGAGACCACCAGGGCCACGAAGGGGAAGGGGACCTGCTCCTCAAGGAAGACGGAGAAGATATGGGCCTTTACGTGGTCGACGCCGACAAGGGGGGTGCCGGAGAAATAGGAGAGCGACTTGGCCATGCAGAGACCGACCAGAAGGGAGCCGATGAGCCCCGGCCCCGCGGTCACGGCGATCACGTCGATATCCTCGAGGGTGACCCCGGCCTTTTCCATGGCGAAGCGGTAGAGGGGGTTGATGGATTTCAGGTGCTCCCGGGAAGCTATCTCGGGGACGACGCCCCCGAAGACGGCGTGGAGGTCGACCTGGGAAAAAACGGTCGACGACAGGATCCGTCCGGAAGAGTCCACAACCGCCAGGGCGGTCTCGTCACATGAAGATTCGATTCCCAGGACACGCATGGTTTCCCGTTACAGGATGTTGGAGGCGAGCTCAGCGAGCTTGGAGCGCTCGCCCTTGACCAACATTATAGTACCCGCCAGGGGCTCGTCCTTGAATTTTTCGACAACGTGGGAGAGGCCGTTGCTCGCCGAATCGATGAAGGGGTTGTCTATCTGGTAGGGGTCTCCGGTGAGGACCACCTTGGTGTTTTCGCCGGCCCGCGTGAGGATGGTCTTGACTTCGTGGGGCGTCAGGTTCTGCGCCTCGTCGATGATGATGTACTGGTTGGGGATGGAGCGCCCCCTTATGTAGGTGAGGGGCTCGATCTCCAGGATCCCGAGATTGATCAGCTCCTGGTACCCCCGGATGCCCTGCCTCTTCCGGGGCCTGTCCATGCCGAAAAGGTACTCGATGTTGTCGAAAATGGGCTGCATCCAGGGCTTGAGCTTCTCCTCCACGTCGCCCGGGAGAAACCCGATGTCCCTGCCCAGGGGAAAGACGGGCCGTGAAACGAGGAGGCGGCTGTAAGCCCGTTCGTCGGAAACCGCCCTCAGCCCCGCGGCCAGGGCGATCAGCGTCTTCCCCGTCCCCGCTTTGCCCGGAAGGGTAACGAGCTTGATCGAGTCGTCCAGCAAGAGGGCCAGGGCGAAGTGCTGCTCCTTGTTGCGGGGCTTGATCCCCCAGACGCCCTCTTTGAGCGGGGGAACCAGCTTGACAACGCCCTCTTTCCTGTCGAATATGCCGAGGGCGGAAGCCCCCGTAGCCTGCTCCTTCAGCAGGACGCACTGGTTCGGGTAGAGCTCCAGGTCGGGAAAACTGAGGGATGAATTTCGGTAGAGGGCATCGATCTTATCCTTCGGAACAAAGACCTCGACGAAGCCATCGTAGAGCTCCTCGACGCTCCCTACCCGGTCACTCTCGAAGTCCTCCGCCTTTATGCCCAGGGCATCGGCTTTGATCCGCAGGTTCGTGTCCTTCGACACGAGGATCACGGGGACGCTTTTCTCCCTCTCGCGGACGCCGAGGGCAACGGCCAGGATCTCGTTGTCTTCCTTGCTCCCCCGCAGCTCCTTCGGGATCAGGCTCTCGCCTTCCCCGTCGAAAACCACCTTTATGGATCCCCCGTTGGACTCTATCCGGACTCCTTCTGCCAGGGACCCCGCGCTGCGGAAGGAGTCGATGATTCTCAGGGCGACCCGCGCATTCCTCCCCACCATGTTCAGGTCTTTTTTGAACTTGTCCAGCTCTTCTATGACGGTGATGGGAACAACCAGGGTATTTTCGTGGAACTTGAAAAGAGAATAGGGGTCGTGAAGCAGGACGTTGGTGTCGAGGACGAAGTTTTTGCCCATCACCCTCCCTTTTCGTCCAGCTCGTTCAGCTTGATCTTTGCCTTGCCCGCTGCATTTGAGGCGGGATACTTCGACAAAAGAAGGTTAAAGGCAGCCCGCGCGCTGATCGGATCGCGCATGTTGAAAAAACAGAGCCCCTGCTTGTAGAGCGAGTCCGGCGCTTTCGGAGAGTCGGGAAACCGGTCTATCACCTCCTGGAAGGTTATGGCAGCCGATTCGAAATCCTTCTCGGCATAAAACGTTTCCCCCCTCCAGTAGTAGACGTTCGGCATGAGCCGGTGATCCGGGTAGGAATTGGCAAACTCGTCGAGGGATCTCCTCGCCTCGCCGAACTTGTTCGCCTTGATGAGGCCCAGCCCGTAATCGTAGAGGTCTTCCGGGGTCTTCACGGCGCTTTTGCTCGGCACGGGAGCTTCCCGTTTCGGGATGTATACCTGCTCCACCGGCTCCTTTTCTTTTCGCGGGGGCGCCACCACCGCGGGCGGGGCGGTTTGCGGCGGGCGGCTCACGCCTCCCTGCGTCACGGCTTCCGGGCCTCTCGACGCCTCCAGCTTCCCTTCCAGCTCAAAAAGCCTTCTCTCGCTCTCCCGTAACTTCTCCTCCACCATGAGCTGGTCCTGCTTCATCTGGTACTTCGTCTCGTCGATGAAACCCTGGAACGTGCTTATCTCTCCCCGCAGCGATTCCATATCGGCCTTGATGCTCGCTATTTCCTTCCGGAGCTGCAGCTCCGCATCGCCCGACACCGCGGCGCCACCCTCGGTGCCCTTCTCCCCTTTCAGCTCAGACACATCCTTCTTCACCTCACGCACGTCGTCCTGGAGCTTGTAAATGAGGTCGGGGCTTATGTAGGAGGCACACCCCAACATGAAGGGGAATATAGTTATGGCAAGTAGGGATACCTTCCGTTTCGATACCATTACGCCTGCCCGGCTATTTCAGGATCACAAATTGAGCTCTCCTGTTCTGAGCCCAGCTTGCCTCGCTGTGTCCCGGATCAAGGGGCCTCTCCTCCCCGTAGCTTATCGTCTTTATGCGGCCGGCGTCGATGGCCAGGTTTACGAGGTAGTCCATCGCCGCCTGGGACCTCCGCTCACCGAGGGCGAAGTTGTACTCGTTGGTTCCCCTCTCGTCGCAGTGGCCCTCTATGAGGATCTTGACGTCGGGATTATCCGTCATGAAGGATCCGAGTTTTTCCAGGATCGGCCGAGCGTCTTCCCGTATGAAATACTTGTCAAAGTCGAATTGGATATTTTCAAAGGTAATCTCGGTCACTTCTTCCTCTTCAGCCTTTGCGACAACCGTTTCCTCCGTCACCTTTTCCGGAATTGAAACCACCTCTTCCCTGATCTCTGTCGGTTTTTCCGTTTCCTCAGCGGTTACCTCTTCACCCTCCCCTTTCACCGTGGCTTTCTTGCCGCACGACACGGTCAATGCAGCGATCAGCAAAAGTGAGAGCAACAATCCGAAAACCCTTACCCTGTCCCTCATAGATACTACCTCCCTGTTTTCTTTTGCCCTACCTCCTGGGAGACCATGATGGAGAACTCATATCTTCCATTCCCTTCAAAAGGAGCCGGTCACCAAAGCCGGTCACATTGATTATTCGCATCTCAGAATATCCGCTTTTCCGGTAAATGTAAACAATATATCTGCCGTCGGGGGAAAAGGAGGGATCCTCGCAGCTGCCGTCGGCGGAGACGACCTGCCGCAGGTCGGAACCATCGGGTTTTACCGCGTAAATGGAGAATTTTCCCTCGTTCATGGAGGCGAAGGCTATCCGGTCTCCGGCGGGGGACCAGGTCGGTGACGTGCTGTAATATCCCGCGAAGGACACCCTCCTTTCGGGGCCGCGGGGCAGCTCCTTCACGTAGATCTGGGGGTACCCCGTCCTGTCGGAAACGAAGGCGATCATGTCCTCGCCGGGCGAAACGGAGGGGGAAACATCGATGCTGTGGTTGGACACGACCCTGGTCAGCTCCTCCTCCTTAAGGAAAAACTTGAATATGTCGGCATTGCCCTTCACGCTGATAGAGAGGAAAAGGGAGGACCCGTCGGGAGAAAAGCTGCCGGGAGACTTGAACCCGCCGTAACGGAAAAGGAGCCTGTCCGAACCGGACAGAAAGTTCCTCAGGTAGACGTAGGGGTTTTTCTTCCTGTAGGACAGGTAGGCGAGCTTGTATCCATCGGGCGACCACCGGGGAAACATGTTGATGGAGCCATTCCCCGTGATCTGCCGCAGCTTTTTCCCGGAGAGGTCAACGATGAATATCTCCTTTCCGCCACCTTTCTTCGCCGCAAATGCCACCTCGGTGTCGAACACCCCGTAGACTCCCGTGTACTGGTAAAGGATCTCGTTGGCAAACTTGTGGGCTATCATGTCGTATCGGCGGGAAGGGCCCGAGTACCGCTTGCCGCTAAGCATCTTCCCCGTGGAGACATCGTAGAGGCGCAGCTCCGCCGAGAGCCTGTCATCATTGGCGCTTACCCTTCCCGCGACGAGGGAGTCGGCCCCGATCATCTTCCAGTCGGAGAAGGATATCCCCGCCGCCTCGAAACTTTGTTCGGTGATCCTTTCAAGGTACGCATCGGGATTGACCACGCTGAAGATATTGGAGATCTTGAGATCGGTGGCGATGACCTCAGCAATCTGGCGCTTGAGTTCCCGCCCCGCCTCGTTGTCCGCGTACAGTTCGGGGACGGCGATCGGGATCCGTATTCCCGAGGGGGAGTTTATGTCGATGTAGATGATCCCGCGGGATACGGCGGGAAAAAGAAGGGTGAAAAGCAAGACGAGGAAAACCGCCGGGATGGCCGGCAGTGCCCGGACGCGCCCCCTATCCTTCATTACGATTCTCCGGGAAGTAGTGGAACCTGAAACCGACGTCATAGTAATCCTTGCCCTCCCGCAGAGGCTCGGGTGGGACGGGAAGGGGGGCGGCCTTGTTGATTGCCCGGAGAACCGACTCGTCGAAAAGCCTCTTTCCCGACGGCCTTTCGACGATTATCGACGAGACGCCGCCATCCTCCTCGATGGTGATCCGGAGCTGGACCATGAGGTCCTCCCGGTTGTCCAGCAGTGCCCGCGGGATATTCCACGCGCTCCTCACCGTCTCGTCCAGCGCATTGAGGTAGGCTTTCACCGCGGGGGACATGAGGAGCGCCTCTCTCCCCGACACCCCCCTCCGGTAGGCTTTTTTCTCCCTCTCTCCCCCCGGCGCCTCTTTTCCGCCGCTGTCTCTTGACACCTTGAGAGCGGCTATCTTTTTCTGGATATCCTCTATCAGCTTCTCCGTCTTCTCCCGCTCCTTCAGGTTCTCCTCTATCTTCCTGACCCGCTCGTCGAGGATCTCCTTGCTCTTCTTCGCCTTCAATGCCGCCACCCTGGCCTGCAGCTCAGCCATGGCCCGCTGCTCGTCCATCACCTTTCTCTTCTGGAGCGTTGCCAGTTTCTTCTGCAGGGCCTCCATCTCCTTTTTCCTCTGCTGCGCCTTTGCCTTTTTTTGTGCCGCCCCGGACCTTTTTGCAGCCGTTGCCCCGGCGGCTGACCTCTTTTTCTTCGACGGCGCCTCGACGAGGTCCACCGTGTATACGGGAGAGTAGATGATTATCGTGCTCCGCTTCATGGACACGACAAAGAGGGGAAGGAATACGAGCAGGTGGAACACGAGGGAAACGGTGAGCATTTTTCTGAAGTCTTTCTGCAAAACCTCTCCGGCAAAAACACTCACATTTATCACCTCTCGAGAGGCTCGGTCACCATCCCGAGTTTCTCGATGCCGGCGTTTTTTATTTCGGCGATCACTTTCACCACGAGGCCGTACGACACTCCCCTGTCCGCCCGGAAGTAAACCTCCCTGTCGCTTTTATTCTCGAAGATGGCCGCCAGCTTCTTCCTGATCTCGTTGAGTTTCACCGGCTGTTTCCCCACGAAAATCCTTCCCGTGGTATCGATGGTGACGACGACCCTTTCCGACTCCACCTTTATGGCCTTCGCCGCGGCCTGGGGAAGGTTGACATCCACCCCCTGCTGGAGCATGGGAGCGGTGACCATGAATATGATCAGAAGTACCAGCATGATGTCGACCAGGGGGATCACGTTGATCTCGGACATCTCCCGTCTTCCGTTTCCTCCCATATTCATAGCCATCAGGAGATCCTCTCTATGTTTCTCTCGATAAAGTTGAGAAAATCGCTGGTAAAGGACTCGAGGCCGGTCACGATCTTCCTGACCCGGTTGAGGAAGAAGTTGTAGAAGATAACGGCCGGTATCGCCGCGGCGAGACCGGCGGCGGTGGCCACCAGGGCCTCGGCTATGCCGGGGGCAACCGTTGCCAGGCTCGCAGAGCCGGTAACCCCGATGCCCACGAAGGCATTCATGATTCCCCAGACCGTTCCGAAGAGGCCGATGAAGGGCGTGGTGGAGCCGCAGGTGGCAAGGAAGGGGAGGTAGGATTCGAGCTCAGACTGCTGCTCGTTGATGGTTTTTCCCATCGCACGCTCTATCCCCTCGATCGGGTCCACCGAGGACATGACACTGAGGCCGCCCACGGTATCACTGACGCCGACCGCCCCGGCATCGTGCTTGGATGCCCTCTTGAACCGGACGATCTCCGTATACCCCGCTTTGAACACGGTGATGATGGGGATCCTCCTGTCAGCCTTTTCGGCGTAGTCAAGGAGCTGGCTCAGCGTCCTCCCCTCGTAAAAGAGCTCCATGAACCTTTCGTGCTCCTTCTCGATCCCCTTGAAACCTCTGTATTTGAGAAAGATGATCGCCCAAGATATGACGGAAAAGGCGATGAGCATAAGAAGCACCATTTTGACAACGGGGCCGGAACCCGCGATGTGCTTGAAAAGCCTGTTGTTAACAAGCCCTGCAAACAGGGGCAGGGCAGGAAAGAAGGAAAAAAATAGAGTCATATCTTTTCGGTCCTCCAAAACGGGGCTATTCCCCGTTATTATTAATCATATACTTATAGACCATTATCTTCATATTAGCAAGAAATTGAGGAGGACACATCAAAACATCAAAGGGTAGGATTATTGCCCGCCCGGGCGGCTTGCCAGGGAAAATAAAGGGTATATACTAATGCCTGTGATGACGGAAAAAGACATAGAATCCCTGATGCAAGAGGCCCTTAGGGAAGCGGAAAAATCCCTGGAAAAGGGCGAGGTCCCCGTGGGGTGCGTCATAACGAAAGAGGACGGAACCATCGTGGGGCGGGGCCACAACACCCCCATCTCATCCCTGGACCCCACGGCGCACGGGGAGATAAACGCCCTCCGTGACGCGGCGCGCAACCGGGGAAACTACCGGCTCCCTGACTGCCTCGCCTTCGTGACGCTGGAGCCCTGCCCCATGTGCTCCGGCGCACTCGTCAACAGCAGGATCAAGAGGGTCTACTTCGGTGCGGGCGACCCCGGCGGAGGCGGGCTCGTGAGCCTCTACGGCATCGGTACCGATGACCGTCTCAACCACCGGATAGAGGTGGTAGGGGGCGTCCTCGAAGAAAGATGCCAGCGCCTGATACGCGACTTTTTCTCGTCCAGGCGGTAACCCGCTCTGCCGGATATGATCCGGTTTCGCGTTTACCGGTATCCGTCCCGGCTTTTTCAGCGCCATCGAGATATCGGAAAAAATGCCCTCTCCCCCTTTCGGGTTAGACCGCGGTGATAGATACAGAAAAAATCGGGTGCGTTTTGCCTTTTATCACCGGTTAAGGAGGTGATAAGATGGATAATTACCAGATGATGATCGTGCGCCCTTAGCTCAGCCGGACAGAGCGTCGGACTACGAATCCGCAGGTCGGAGGTTCGAATCCTCCAGGGCGCGCCAATGAATTCAAGGGGTTAGGCGATTCGCCTGCCCCTTTTTTTGTGGCAGGGTGCGTATAGGGTGCGGATTTTCCCAGATTATCGAGCTTATTCACGGCTGCACGGTTGGAACCGGGGATGAGATAACCGCAGGTATCAACGGTGAAAGGTTTAAGTTATTCCGGTATTCGCCGAAAAAAGAAAGAGCGATCATCTTTGTACTATCTTCCTTCATCATTGAACACCGGGTAAGGAGAAAAAAATGATGAGGCGTTTCAGATTCGCCGGGATACTGTTACCGCACCTTCCGGAACAGCCCCGGTTGTAAGAAAGAAAAAGGAGGACACAATGAGCAAGAAGACAAGAAAAATTGTTTTGCTGATGGTTCTTTCCATGTTCCTCTCGCTGTTTGCGTTCAGCAGTGACGTCGCAGCCGGGAGCAACTCGGGTCCGTGGACCTTCAGGGGAAGTTTCGTGTACATTTCTCCTGACAGTGACTGGGATCCCATTGACGAACTCTATGGATTTTCTGCCGAAGTGCTCTACGACGTTGGTCCCAGCTTCCGAATTGGACCAGAAATTAACTATGCAACTGGAGATGAGGATTTGTTCGGCATAAACTTCGAAGCCGATTGGCTCCAGGTATTAGCTCGAGCAGAGTATTTTATCGGTTGGGGAGAGGGCGGCAATAACTCCTTCTTTCTTGGGTTGGGGGCCGGCATGGTAAACGTCGATGGTACGGTAAGTATTATGGGTCTCAGCGCAAGCGAGGATGATACGTCCTTTGCGTTCAAACCCTTTGCCGGTTGCGATATTTTCTTTTCAGACAGCGTCGGGATCAGTATTCAGGCAGGATACCTGTGGGCGGAAAATACAATAGCGGGCATTGATGTGGATTCGACGGGTTTTGAGGGAAAAATTGGGATAGTGTTTGCATTCTGATAGCGTGAAAACACCGTAACCATGCGGCAACGGCATTTTCTTTCTCAGTTAAAAATTAGGTAGAGCCACCCCTTACCGGGTGGCTCTCTCTTTCCCCACATTTCCCTAAGAGGTGGCACAACTATCTGGGGCGGGTCATTATGATTGAAAGAGAGGAATACGTAACACAATGATTCCAAAGAGATCTGAATTGGACATGTCTTTGATGATCAGAAGAATTCTTTGTATCTCGATAGCTCTGGTGTTGTTGGGATGCTCCACCGTACCATTGAAAAAAGATCCAAAATGGATTGGGTACACGCAATCTGGGAAAGCCTCGTATTATGCATCGAAGTTTCACAATAGAAAAACGGCGAGTGGTGAACGCTATAATCAATTTTCCAACACGGCAGCGCACAAAAAACTGCCCTTTGGGACAAAGGTCAAAGTAACAAACGTAAAGAATGGAAAAAGTGTCACAGTAAAAATTAATGACAGGGGGCCTTTCGTTAAAGGAAGAATCATCGATCTATCCCGTTCGGCTTTCAAAAGTATCGCTCACCTTGATTCTGGTGTTATCAATGTGATGATCAAGGTGGTCCGATAACAACTTCTGAGTCCTGAGCCGGATCACAGGGGATTGGGGTCAGTTCCCATATCCTCATGTAGGGGATTGGGGTCAGTTCCCATATCCTCAGAATATGAGAAAATGGGAACTGACCCCGGGTTTTCCCCGGGGTTTCCGCGAGCCGGTTCCTGCAATCGTCGGGGGAGGATTCA
Encoded here:
- the tolQ gene encoding protein TolQ, whose amino-acid sequence is MTLFFSFFPALPLFAGLVNNRLFKHIAGSGPVVKMVLLMLIAFSVISWAIIFLKYRGFKGIEKEHERFMELFYEGRTLSQLLDYAEKADRRIPIITVFKAGYTEIVRFKRASKHDAGAVGVSDTVGGLSVMSSVDPIEGIERAMGKTINEQQSELESYLPFLATCGSTTPFIGLFGTVWGIMNAFVGIGVTGSASLATVAPGIAEALVATAAGLAAAIPAVIFYNFFLNRVRKIVTGLESFTSDFLNFIERNIERIS
- a CDS encoding outer membrane beta-barrel protein, translated to MSKKTRKIVLLMVLSMFLSLFAFSSDVAAGSNSGPWTFRGSFVYISPDSDWDPIDELYGFSAEVLYDVGPSFRIGPEINYATGDEDLFGINFEADWLQVLARAEYFIGWGEGGNNSFFLGLGAGMVNVDGTVSIMGLSASEDDTSFAFKPFAGCDIFFSDSVGISIQAGYLWAENTIAGIDVDSTGFEGKIGIVFAF
- a CDS encoding TonB family protein — its product is MSVFAGEVLQKDFRKMLTVSLVFHLLVFLPLFVVSMKRSTIIIYSPVYTVDLVEAPSKKKRSAAGATAAKRSGAAQKKAKAQQRKKEMEALQKKLATLQKRKVMDEQRAMAELQARVAALKAKKSKEILDERVRKIEENLKEREKTEKLIEDIQKKIAALKVSRDSGGKEAPGGEREKKAYRRGVSGREALLMSPAVKAYLNALDETVRSAWNIPRALLDNREDLMVQLRITIEEDGGVSSIIVERPSGKRLFDESVLRAINKAAPLPVPPEPLREGKDYYDVGFRFHYFPENRNEG
- the tolR gene encoding protein TolR, yielding MAMNMGGNGRREMSEINVIPLVDIMLVLLIIFMVTAPMLQQGVDVNLPQAAAKAIKVESERVVVTIDTTGRIFVGKQPVKLNEIRKKLAAIFENKSDREVYFRADRGVSYGLVVKVIAEIKNAGIEKLGMVTEPLER
- a CDS encoding tRNA-specific adenosine deaminase; the encoded protein is MTEKDIESLMQEALREAEKSLEKGEVPVGCVITKEDGTIVGRGHNTPISSLDPTAHGEINALRDAARNRGNYRLPDCLAFVTLEPCPMCSGALVNSRIKRVYFGAGDPGGGGLVSLYGIGTDDRLNHRIEVVGGVLEERCQRLIRDFFSSRR
- a CDS encoding septal ring lytic transglycosylase RlpA family protein → MSLMIRRILCISIALVLLGCSTVPLKKDPKWIGYTQSGKASYYASKFHNRKTASGERYNQFSNTAAHKKLPFGTKVKVTNVKNGKSVTVKINDRGPFVKGRIIDLSRSAFKSIAHLDSGVINVMIKVVR